Genomic DNA from Triticum dicoccoides isolate Atlit2015 ecotype Zavitan chromosome 4B, WEW_v2.0, whole genome shotgun sequence:
ATATTACCATGTCATGTTGCATATATTCAATGACGGTCTCTGTCATGAAGGCACTATCTTTTTGTATTCCAAGTTTGCCATCTCGTTTAAATAGTGAGGTAACAAATGGACTCTCAAAATATACTTTAATTTATTATCATTCTGGACATGTATTTGGTCCTTCATACAACATATATATGCATTGATCACCTATAATTTTGAAAGTTAAAAATACATTATTACTAATAGATATAAGTGATTAGAATCTTTTCCCTGTTTGAGTAAGGGTACTTACATCATCATTTACCCACTCCTTTTCATTTAGCAGGCACATCAATTGATTTTGCAAGACACAACTTCCATCTATCTGAACGAGCAACTGTTTTCTCAAAGATGATTCTATTGCTATATGAGCACATAGATCATGATCGGTCAATGTATAGTCTGCATAAAATAaaatatttttagaatatataaaatacGAAAGTAtacataataaataaataaatacctTGTGGGAGATAATCATATGTCTCATCAACTTTGATCCCTTTATTTGGATCTGGTCCCTTGACATCATGTAATATTAAAACAGGAGTTAATGTCGAGCTAGACGGTGATGGAGGTGATTGCAATGGTTCATGATCTATCTGATTATCTGATTCAGGCACAATCGATTCAAAACAttcagaaacttgattagatgctGACATAGTTGGTGACATTGGTGATGTCTCCAAAACACCTGATTCAGAAATTTTTGCTTTTTTTGAAGGCCGGTTATCGAAATCCTCTCGAATGTTCATTTCAGTGATGTCATTTGTTTTCTGCAGTTACAACATAAAAAAACTGCTTTAGAAAACCCACCTAGGGTATATACAAAGGTATATGCAGTTGTTGATTGCTGAACTAAATTGACTTGCTCTATTTAACAACAACAAATGTTCACAGCAGCAACATATATCAAAATATGCAATTTGAATGGGGAAACTTACAATGTGCATGTTGCTATCATCAAGTGTTACTGGTGGCATGTTCGAGAGCCGAATCTCCTTGGCCTCCACCTGAGTTCTATCAGTCTTTGGGATCTGCAAGTGCACAAACATAAGTTAATAAACTTTTAATACATGCACTCTCAAGGATTGAATCATGCATTTGAATGGCAGAGATGTTCTATTCAACAAGGCTTCAGGAGAGtttgatttttcaaaaaaaaaacattgtAAAGATGATATTTTAGGTGCCTACTGTATCTACCGTCTTTAACATAAGGAAGGGGAAGATCACAAAGACTGGTTTGTGGCGAGTTTGGCACTTTGATCAGCCTAGGGTGGTCTGCTCATGGTGGTTCTCGATCTCGAGTAGAATCATTTACTCTAGCTTCAGCAGATATTTACTTTACCTTGAGCAATCATTATCCAAAGACGCATCTTATATTTTCAAAGAGGACTGAATAAACAGGACTCAAGGGTGGTTGTATAGTAAGATGACTCAATCACTGAAAAGTATAATATTGAAGActgagatgaaactttttcactaaAGGCTGAAGAAAGATGACTTAAAAGAAAATGAATGGAGAAGAAAAGAGTCAAGAACGACACCCAGGAATAAAATACCACTGAGTGAGATCAATAGTGTGCAACTATTGCCCAAAACTAAGCTGGCAACTACCACTGAAACAAATGACATGACTGAAGAAACTGAGGATTGTCGTCGATGCCTCACAAGCACCATAAAACAACTACTGTAAGAAGGAACACAGGAACCACAAGTTCAGCGAACTTTCCAGCCTCGACATGATTTCTATTGTATTGTCTCAGCCCATGATCTCTACTGTACACCACAAGTTCAGCAATTTCTGAACACACAAAAGCTTGAGGGACAGGCACCACAAGTTCAGCAAACTTTCCAGCCTCGACATGATTTCTACTGTATTGTCTCAGCCCATGATCTCTAGTGTACACCACAAGTTCAGCAATTTCTGAACACACAAAAGCTTGAGGGAAGTGGCAACAACAGGGTTGTTTTTGAGGGAGGTAGAAGCATCACATACCTCTGTTGTAGCCACCGTTGGACTCATAGTGCTTCTCTGGACCAAGAATTCCGGCGAACTTGGTGCCGGTTCGTCCGGCGTACTCAAAGGCGAACTCGGTGCCTGTTCCTCCGGCGCACACAAAGGCGACATGATGCTGAGCATGGTGTTACGACTGGCAAATCCTTACCAATCATTATCAAGCAAAAAATCATCCAAAGCACAATCAAATTGTTGTCATAAAACAGTGCAGGATAGTAAGTTCAAAAATGCATCAGCTCAGTCCCAAATAAGCATTGCAGTTTTGCTCAAATTAGGGATCAGAGGTAGTAACACAACAACACAAACAGACCAAATTATATATTACTACACTGTAATAGAGCAACAACCAAAAATCATAGTCAGGCATCAGCAAATAGCATACAACTCAGGCCCAAATAAGCATTGCAGTTTTGCTCAAATTAGGGATCAGAGGTAGTAACACAGCAACACGAACCGACTAAATTATATATTACTACACTGTAATAGAGCGACAACCAAAAATCATAGTCAGGCATCAGCAAATAGCATACAAATCaggccaaaataagcattgaagttttgctCAAATTGGGGatcagaggtagtaacatagtaacACAGGCATCAGCAAATAGCATACAAATTTCTCCAATAGTTCAATCAATGAAACCCAGATAAGAAACTTGATCAAAGGAACAAAGGAACAAGCTGGTCAAGTATTTCACATCTTTCACAAGAGAAACGTCATTTGCTTGATTGCTCATTGAATCTGCAGTTGTTAAATATCTGAATGTAGCATCTAAAGGTCCAACACAAGTAGAAGGACACATTCATCAAAACTGTTGTTTCTGAATGTAGGTGTGGAGCGAGGAGCTC
This window encodes:
- the LOC119295207 gene encoding uncharacterized protein LOC119295207 isoform X1: MLSIMSPLCAPEEQAPSSPLSTPDEPAPSSPEFLVQRSTMSPTVATTEIPKTDRTQVEAKEIRLSNMPPVTLDDSNMHIKTNDITEMNIREDFDNRPSKKAKISESGVLETSPMSPTMSASNQVSECFESIVPESDNQIDHEPLQSPPSPSSSTLTPVLILHDVKGPDPNKGIKVDETYDYLPQDYTLTDHDLCAHIAIESSLRKQLLVQIDGSCVLQNQLMCLLNEKEWVNDDIKLPINANNTHWYLAVVNTKKHEVQVLDSLCWNSDRDDLAHTLRGVQFHLDLLKSQNLVKDNWKDIDLTEWKITEQLQKAIQKDSYSCGLFEEVAGGSRG
- the LOC119295207 gene encoding uncharacterized protein LOC119295207 isoform X2 translates to MSPTVATTEIPKTDRTQVEAKEIRLSNMPPVTLDDSNMHIKTNDITEMNIREDFDNRPSKKAKISESGVLETSPMSPTMSASNQVSECFESIVPESDNQIDHEPLQSPPSPSSSTLTPVLILHDVKGPDPNKGIKVDETYDYLPQDYTLTDHDLCAHIAIESSLRKQLLVQIDGSCVLQNQLMCLLNEKEWVNDDIKLPINANNTHWYLAVVNTKKHEVQVLDSLCWNSDRDDLAHTLRGVQFHLDLLKSQNLVKDNWKDIDLTEWKITEQLQKAIQKDSYSCGLFEEVAGGSRG